From Chryseobacterium camelliae:
TGGCATCCCGGCGAGTTTGGCGACGTGAATACCAAAGCTGTGCTCACTGCCTCCCGGAACCAATTTTCTTAGGAAAATGATATTCCCTTTATTCTCCTGGATGGAAACATGGAAATTTTTTACCCGCTCAAAATTCACCGTCATTTCATTCAGCTCATGGTAATGGGTGGCAAACAAGGTTTTGGCCTGTGTAGGATGCTGATGGAGGTATTCCGCAATAGCCCATGCGATGGAAACTCCGTCATAAGTAGAGGTTCCGCGTCCGATTTCGTCCAGAAGGATCAGGCTTCTTTCGGAAATATTGTTAAGTATATTGGCTGCTTCATTCATCTCCACCATGAAAGTCGATTCTCCGGCAGAAATATTATCCGTAGCCCCTACTCTGGTAAAGATCTTATCTAAAATCCCGATCTCAGCATGTTTTGCCGGAACAAAGCTGCCAATCTGGGCCAGTAAGCAGACAATAGCCGTCTGGCGGAGGATGGCTGATTTACCGGCCATGTTCGGACCGGTCACCATGATGATCTGTTGGGTGTCCTTATCCAGGAAAATGTCGTTCGGAATATATTTTTCACCCAGAGGAAGTGCATTTTCAATAATCGGGTGCCGGGCTTCTTTCAGGTCGATGGCAAAACTCTCGTTCAATACTGGTCTTGTATAACTTTCCGACACGGCCAATTCCGAAAAGCCTACGGCAACATCGAGTTGTGCGATGATGCCTGAGTTTTCCTGAATCTGGTCGATATATACCATAGTCTCAGAGCACACATTTCTGTACAGCTCATTTTCCAGCACGCCTATTTTTTCTTCTGCTCCGAGGATTTGGTTTTCGTATTCTTTCAGCTCTTCGGTAATATATCGTTCTGCATTCACCAGCGTCTGTTTTCTTACCCAGTCATCCGGAACTTTGTCCTTATGGGTATTCCGTACTTCAATATAATATCCGAAAACATTGTTGAAATCAATTTTAAGGCTGGTAATTCCTGTGCGCTCTACTTCACGTTGGCACATTTCGTCCAGGAAGCCGCGTCCCTTGCTCTGGAGGTTTCTCAGGCGGTCAAGCTCTTCAGAAATACCTTCCTTGAGGATATTGCCTTTCGCGATGCTTACCGGCAGTTCTTCATTAAGGTGGTTCTGCAGGAAAACAATCAGTTGTTCAAGGTCATACAAAGGCTCCAGCCATGCTAATACATCTGCATGCGGATGCAGAAGCCCTTTTATTTTATGAATGTTGATCAGGCTCTGGCGGAGGTAACCCAATTCTTTGGGGGAAAGCTTTTCAGCAGCCAGTTTTCCCATGAGCCTGTCCAGGTCGGAAATCGATTTCAGCAATTGCCCTATTTCATACTTAAGCTGGTCGTGCTCATTCAGGAAGTCGATCAGTGCAAGTCTTCTGCTGATCTCATTCACGGATTTCAGCGGAAGGATGATCCTTCTTCTGAGCAGCCTCCCACCCATAGGAGTACAGGTTTTGTCTATAATATCCAGCAGGGATTTTCCCTGGGGATGGCTCGGGTATACGATTTCAAGATTCCTCAGTGTGAAGTGGTCCATCATCAGGTAATCATCCTGAGGGATGATACAGATTTTGGTGATGTGTGAAAGCAGGTTGTGGTGGGTATCCTCTACCAGATACGCAAATATCGCCCCGGCAGCCGTGATGGCCAGTGGCAGGTGATCTACACCAAACCCTTTCAGCGACTGGGTTTTAAAGTGGTTGGTCAGCTTTTCATAGGCAAAAGCATGCTGATAGGCCCAGTCTTCAAGCTTAAAAGCGCTTCTGTTTTTCAGCTGGTCCGGCATCTGGACACTGCGCTGGTAAATAATCTCGCTGGGATCGAATGTATTGACAATATGGAGCAGTTTATCAAGGTTGCCCTCGCTTACCAGAAATTCCCCGGTAGAGACATCCACAAGGGCGATGCCATATTTCTCTTTCTCTTTATGAAGAGAAAGCAGAAAATTATTCTTTTTGGAATTCAGGACCTGGTCGTTAAAGGTAACTCCTGGCGTTACCAATTCCGTCACTCCCCTTTTGACAATGCCTTTAACCATTTTGGGATCTTCCAGCTGATCACAGATGGCTACCCTCATTCCTGCTCTGACGAGTTTTGGAAGATAGGAATCTATAGAATGGTGGGGAAATCCTGCCAGTTCTACGTGGCCTTCGCCATTATTTCTTTTGGTTAAAACAATTCCCAGAATCTGGGAGGTTTTAACGGCATCCTGTCCGAAAGTTTCGTAGAAATCCCCTACCCTGAACAGCAGAAGTGCATCAGGATATTTTGCCTTGATGGTATTGTATTGCGTCATGAGCGGGGTCTCTTTCTTCGTTTTTGCCATTAAAATCTGTCTTAAAATTGGGACGGTAAAAGTATGAAATAAAATAAAAGCA
This genomic window contains:
- the mutS gene encoding DNA mismatch repair protein MutS → MAKTKKETPLMTQYNTIKAKYPDALLLFRVGDFYETFGQDAVKTSQILGIVLTKRNNGEGHVELAGFPHHSIDSYLPKLVRAGMRVAICDQLEDPKMVKGIVKRGVTELVTPGVTFNDQVLNSKKNNFLLSLHKEKEKYGIALVDVSTGEFLVSEGNLDKLLHIVNTFDPSEIIYQRSVQMPDQLKNRSAFKLEDWAYQHAFAYEKLTNHFKTQSLKGFGVDHLPLAITAAGAIFAYLVEDTHHNLLSHITKICIIPQDDYLMMDHFTLRNLEIVYPSHPQGKSLLDIIDKTCTPMGGRLLRRRIILPLKSVNEISRRLALIDFLNEHDQLKYEIGQLLKSISDLDRLMGKLAAEKLSPKELGYLRQSLINIHKIKGLLHPHADVLAWLEPLYDLEQLIVFLQNHLNEELPVSIAKGNILKEGISEELDRLRNLQSKGRGFLDEMCQREVERTGITSLKIDFNNVFGYYIEVRNTHKDKVPDDWVRKQTLVNAERYITEELKEYENQILGAEEKIGVLENELYRNVCSETMVYIDQIQENSGIIAQLDVAVGFSELAVSESYTRPVLNESFAIDLKEARHPIIENALPLGEKYIPNDIFLDKDTQQIIMVTGPNMAGKSAILRQTAIVCLLAQIGSFVPAKHAEIGILDKIFTRVGATDNISAGESTFMVEMNEAANILNNISERSLILLDEIGRGTSTYDGVSIAWAIAEYLHQHPTQAKTLFATHYHELNEMTVNFERVKNFHVSIQENKGNIIFLRKLVPGGSEHSFGIHVAKLAGMPSKVVNRANEILKTLESSRSQGGSSSSDTIKRVTEENMQLSFFQLDDPVLENIREELTKIDINTLTPIEALMKLNSIKKMIGG